The following coding sequences are from one Aethina tumida isolate Nest 87 chromosome 2, icAetTumi1.1, whole genome shotgun sequence window:
- the LOC109606627 gene encoding FH1/FH2 domain-containing protein 3 isoform X5, translated as MGYLLHDIVAYNSKKNSIVLRTQLSVRVHTIIEKLLTSEGRELRRALFSLKQIFQEDKDLVHEFVQNDGLSCLIKVGSEADQNYQNYILRALGQVMLYVDGMNGVMEHNQTIQWLYSLISSKFRLVVKTALKLLLVFVEYTESNCMLLIKAIHTVDCSQGLLPYHNIMKLLKDFDSADTELLIYATTLINKILNGVPDQDTYYDQTDVLEEQGIEAIIQRYMSKPGTDLDLLQQFQIYEAVLQYEDGEDLGTPIRHLDESIRKTLRSRKSVSDSNAERRKSRRHSTGNTPLYTGISNRNIINNLNNSLNNNVQKEDDESSSSQSSDINSQLNGSYKDSNKAIDAGVTPALKRRRERAERQRSFMREQQESVALLKGNVQNNEENNKNVENGNYTNALQQRIANGNVLNSNYTRKDLTPLLNAVNKLDTEDSLTKQPWILSMIQNQENIEETENANENDRNLILQLRRENTVKDLTQKLANQNILQSPSEENKVNRIGDMSGLISKAKEGLAKSKSKADVLKSPTTENVPKIEVKKSENELRWEELVANLNRPLNLCDMDFTDLASDDDTDILAPAAVTNGIPPPPPPLRDMGPAPPPPPLSLNKIPPPVPPPVFGVNLQRPNKPNDNTKIPIKKNKKTVKLFWKEVRDDPISTMKLKSGYIWDELTPVNVDTQKLEHLFESRAKDLISKKQQEMNKNKEIIVLDPKRSNAINIGMTKLPPPRSIKTAILKMDATIMNREGIEKLLTMLPTEEERTKIQEAQAANPDLPLGSAEQFLLTLASISELPARLKLWAFKLDFENSEREIAEPLMDLKQGFEVLKVNKTFRGILSTLLSIGNFLNGNEVKGFQIEYLAKVPEVKDTVHKHSLLHHLCHIVMDKFPDATDLYSEIGAITRASKVDFDELALSIQRLEADCKASWDHLKLIAKHDGSTMMKVKMSDFLADCAERIILLGIIHRKILNRFHKFLLWLGVPLHQISDTKPNEFCRVISEFALEYRTTRERVLQQLEKKANHRERNKTRGKMITDIGKFKSKEDRADAELRQLLGSDISDVESMQGTLPWRRTRRDGNRLFMSPANGNMTDGDDEILESLVKTATKGSSRTAPRERKRTRHADRKSLRRTLKNGLSEEEKKHLSAYIKGY; from the exons caaGAAGAATTCCATTGTTCTTCGGACTCAGCTTTCGGTGCGCGTACACACGATCATAG aaaaactaTTAACATCCGAAGGAAGGGAGTTGCGACGAGCCCTATTTTCTCTCAAGCAAATTTTCCAAGAGGATAAAGATTTGGTTCACGAGTTTGTTCAGAACGACGGTTTATCATGTCTCATCAAAGTTGGTTCAGAGGCGGACCAAAATTACCAAAACTACATCCTGCGTGCCTTAGGACAAGTCATGCTTTATGTGGATGGTATGAATGGCGTAATGGAACATAATCAGACCATTCAATGGCTGTACAGTTTAATATCTTCGAAATTTCGACTGGTTGTGAAAACAgctttaaaattgttgctgGTTTTCGTCGAATACACCGAGTCCAACTGCATGTTACTCATCAAAGCCATTCACACGGTTGATTGTTCACAAGGACTGTTACCCTACCATAACATCATGAAACTACTGAAAGACTTCGATTCAGCCGATACAGAACTGCTAATTTATGCTACcactttgataaataaaatccttAATGGTGTGCCAGACCAGGACACTTACTATGATCAGACTGATGTTCTAGAAGAACAAGGCATTGAAGCTATTATCCAAAGATACATGTCAAAACCCGGAACTGACTTAGACCTTTTACAACAATTCCAAATATACGAGGCAGTCCTGCAATACGAGGACGGAGAAGACCTGGGAACTCCAATCAGACACTTGGACGAAAGCATCAGGAAAACTCTACGTAGCAGGAAATCGGTGTCGGATAGCAATGCTGAAAGAAGGAAAAGTCGTCGTCACTCAACCGGAAATACACCCTTATACACAGGAATAAGTAATCGTAACATCATAAATAACTTGAACAACAGTCTGAACAACAACGTGCAAAAGGAAGACGACGAATCTTCTAGTTCACAGTCATCGGACATCAATTCGCAACTCAACGGAAGCTACAAGGATAGTAACAAAG CTATTGATGCTGGCGTGACACCTGCTCTTAAAAGACGACGAGAAAGAGCTGAGAGGCAGAGGAGTTTTATGAGGGAACAACAAGAATCTGTGGCACTTCTTAAGggaaatgtacaaaataacgaggagaataacaaaaatgttgaGAATG GCAATTATACTAACGCCTTGCAACAAAGAATTGCGAAtggaaatgttttaaacagtAACTATACAAGAAAGGATTTAACCCCCCTACTGAACGCTGTGAACAAGCTGGACACCGAGGATAGCCTCACAAAACAACCGTGGATACTTTCAATGATACAAAACCAGGAAAACATTGAAGAAACCGAGAACGCGAACGAAAACGatcgaaatttaatattgcaaTTGCGCAGGGAAAACACCGTAAAAGATCTCACCCAGAAGTTAGCTAATCAGAACATCCTTCAAAGCCCATCTGAAGAGAACAAAGTGAATCGAATTGGCGATATGTCAGGACTAATTTCTAAAGCTAAAGAAGGTTTAGCCAAGTCGAAGTCGAAGGCAGACGTTTTAAAAAGTCCCACGACCGAAAACGTACCAAAAATAGAAGTGAAGAAATCCGAAAACGAACTCAGATGGGAAGAATTGGTCGCCAACCTAAATAGACCGCTTAACTTGTGCGACATGGACTTCACTGACTTGGCTAGCGACGATGATACCGATATTCTAGCACCTGCTGCAGTGACCAACGGTATTCCACCACCTCCACCCCCCTTGAGGGATATGGGTCCTGCACCGCCCCCTCCGCCCTTGTCTCTTAACAAAATACCACCACCAGTTCCTCCGCCAGTATTTGGTGTCAATCTCCAAAGACCCAACAAACCTAATGATAATACCAAAATTCCGATAAAAAAGAACAAGAAGACCGTCAAGTTGTTCTGGAAGGAAGTCCGTGATGATCCAATTTCTACAATGAAACTGAAGTCTGGATACATTTGGGATGAACTAACGCCAGTCAATGTTGACACTCAAAAGTTGGAACATCTTTTCGAATCTAGAGCGAAAGATTTAATATCGAAg AAACAACAAGAAATGAACAAGAACAAAGAAATCATAGTCCTGGACCCAAAACGTTCCAACGCTATCAACATCGGTATGACCAAGTTACCACCGCCGCGATCAATCAAGACTGCCATTCTAAAGATGGACGCCACAATTATGAACCGAGAAGGCATAGAAAAACTGTTGACAATGTTGCCGACTGAGGAGGAAAGAACCAAAATTCAGGAAGCACAAGCGGCAAATCCGGACTTGCCACTGGGCAGTGCGGAACAGTTCCTATTAACTTTAGCTTCCATTTCCGAACTGCCGGCCAGATTAAAGTTGTGGGCTTTCAAACTGGACTTCGAAAACTCCGAGAGGGAAATCGCCGAGCCCCTCATGGACCTGAAGCAAGGCTTCGAAGTTCTCAAAGTGAATAAAACTTTCAGAGGAATTCTAAGCACGCTTTTGTCGATTGGAAATTTTCTAAATGGCAATGAAGTGAAAGGCTTTCAAATCGAGTATTTAGCTAAAGTACCTGAAGTCAAAGATACAGTCCACAAGCACTCTTTGTTGCATCATCTCTGTCATATTGTTATGGATAAGTTTCCGGATGCCACGGACTTGTACTCTGAG attgGTGCTATTACCAGGGCATCAAAAGTAGATTTTGATGAGCTGGCTCTGAGCATACAACGACTAGAAGCGGACTGCAAAGCTTCGTGGGATCATTTGAAACTCATAGCGAAACATGATGGATCCACCATGATGAAGGTTAAAATGTCAGATTTTTTAGCTGACTGTGCTGAAAGAATTATTCTTTTGGGAATAATCCAcagaaaaatcttaaatag gtttCACAAGTTCTTGTTATGGTTGGGAGTTCCTTTGCATCAAATCTCAGACACCAAACCAAATGAGTTTTGTAGAGTTATATCTGAATTTGCTTTAGAATACAGAACTACACGTGAAAGAGTCCTACAACAACTGGAAAAGAAAGCTAATCACAGAGAAAGGAATAAGACAAGGGGAAAAATGATAACTGat atcggaaaatttaaatcaaaagaagaCAGAGCTGATGCCGAACTTAGACAACTGTTGGGTAGTGATATATCAGACGTGGAAAGCATGCAGGGCACATTACCTTGGAGGAGGACACGCAGAGATGGCAATAGATTATTTATGAGTCCTGCCAATGGCAATATGACAGACGGAGATGACGAAATACTCGAAAGTCTCGTGAAAACTGCTACTAAAGGGTCTTCTAGAACCGCCCCCCGGGAAAGGAAGAGGACGAGACATGCCGACAGGAAATCTT TGCGACGAACACTGAAGAACGGTTTGTCAGAAGAGGAGAAAAAACACCTGTCAGCATACATTAAAGGATACTAA
- the LOC109606627 gene encoding FH1/FH2 domain-containing protein 3 isoform X6, producing MSLTCRVQYLNDIDPFSYTTNFPDPARPPLHTFSVTLPLINQLAAVHRLLKSPHRLDDAALQLYKDGDYGSYLDLEASISEQQEEFEGFQSNKKNSIVLRTQLSVRVHTIIEKLLTSEGRELRRALFSLKQIFQEDKDLVHEFVQNDGLSCLIKVGSEADQNYQNYILRALGQVMLYVDGMNGVMEHNQTIQWLYSLISSKFRLVVKTALKLLLVFVEYTESNCMLLIKAIHTVDCSQGLLPYHNIMKLLKDFDSADTELLIYATTLINKILNGVPDQDTYYDQTDVLEEQGIEAIIQRYMSKPGTDLDLLQQFQIYEAVLQYEDGEDLGTPIRHLDESIRKTLRSRKSVSDSNAERRKSRRHSTGNTPLYTGISNRNIINNLNNSLNNNVQKEDDESSSSQSSDINSQLNGSYKDSNKAIDAGVTPALKRRRERAERQRSFMREQQESVALLKGNVQNNEENNKNVENGNYTNALQQRIANGNVLNSNYTRKDLTPLLNAVNKLDTEDSLTKQPWILSMIQNQENIEETENANENDRNLILQLRRENTVKDLTQKLANQNILQSPSEENKVNRIGDMSGLISKAKEGLAKSKSKADVLKSPTTENVPKIEVKKSENELRWEELVANLNRPLNLCDMDFTDLASDDDTDILAPAAVTNGIPPPPPPLRDMGPAPPPPPLSLNKIPPPVPPPVFGVNLQRPNKPNDNTKIPIKKNKKTVKLFWKEVRDDPISTMKLKSGYIWDELTPVNVDTQKLEHLFESRAKDLISKKQQEMNKNKEIIVLDPKRSNAINIGMTKLPPPRSIKTAILKMDATIMNREGIEKLLTMLPTEEERTKIQEAQAANPDLPLGSAEQFLLTLASISELPARLKLWAFKLDFENSEREIAEPLMDLKQGFEVLKVNKTFRGILSTLLSIGNFLNGNEVKGFQIEYLAKVPEVKDTVHKHSLLHHLCHIVMDKFPDATDLYSEIGAITRASKVDFDELALSIQRLEADCKASWDHLKLIAKHDGSTMMKVKMSDFLADCAERIILLGIIHRKILNRFHKFLLWLGVPLHQISDTKPNEFCRVISEFALEYRTTRERVLQQLEKKANHRERNKTRGKMITDIGKFKSKEDRADAELRQLLGSDISDVESMQGTLPWRRTRRDGNRLFMSPANGNMTDGDDEILESLVKTATKGSSRTAPRERKRTRHADRKSLKRSRTRENMPFGSRDSP from the exons caaGAAGAATTCCATTGTTCTTCGGACTCAGCTTTCGGTGCGCGTACACACGATCATAG aaaaactaTTAACATCCGAAGGAAGGGAGTTGCGACGAGCCCTATTTTCTCTCAAGCAAATTTTCCAAGAGGATAAAGATTTGGTTCACGAGTTTGTTCAGAACGACGGTTTATCATGTCTCATCAAAGTTGGTTCAGAGGCGGACCAAAATTACCAAAACTACATCCTGCGTGCCTTAGGACAAGTCATGCTTTATGTGGATGGTATGAATGGCGTAATGGAACATAATCAGACCATTCAATGGCTGTACAGTTTAATATCTTCGAAATTTCGACTGGTTGTGAAAACAgctttaaaattgttgctgGTTTTCGTCGAATACACCGAGTCCAACTGCATGTTACTCATCAAAGCCATTCACACGGTTGATTGTTCACAAGGACTGTTACCCTACCATAACATCATGAAACTACTGAAAGACTTCGATTCAGCCGATACAGAACTGCTAATTTATGCTACcactttgataaataaaatccttAATGGTGTGCCAGACCAGGACACTTACTATGATCAGACTGATGTTCTAGAAGAACAAGGCATTGAAGCTATTATCCAAAGATACATGTCAAAACCCGGAACTGACTTAGACCTTTTACAACAATTCCAAATATACGAGGCAGTCCTGCAATACGAGGACGGAGAAGACCTGGGAACTCCAATCAGACACTTGGACGAAAGCATCAGGAAAACTCTACGTAGCAGGAAATCGGTGTCGGATAGCAATGCTGAAAGAAGGAAAAGTCGTCGTCACTCAACCGGAAATACACCCTTATACACAGGAATAAGTAATCGTAACATCATAAATAACTTGAACAACAGTCTGAACAACAACGTGCAAAAGGAAGACGACGAATCTTCTAGTTCACAGTCATCGGACATCAATTCGCAACTCAACGGAAGCTACAAGGATAGTAACAAAG CTATTGATGCTGGCGTGACACCTGCTCTTAAAAGACGACGAGAAAGAGCTGAGAGGCAGAGGAGTTTTATGAGGGAACAACAAGAATCTGTGGCACTTCTTAAGggaaatgtacaaaataacgaggagaataacaaaaatgttgaGAATG GCAATTATACTAACGCCTTGCAACAAAGAATTGCGAAtggaaatgttttaaacagtAACTATACAAGAAAGGATTTAACCCCCCTACTGAACGCTGTGAACAAGCTGGACACCGAGGATAGCCTCACAAAACAACCGTGGATACTTTCAATGATACAAAACCAGGAAAACATTGAAGAAACCGAGAACGCGAACGAAAACGatcgaaatttaatattgcaaTTGCGCAGGGAAAACACCGTAAAAGATCTCACCCAGAAGTTAGCTAATCAGAACATCCTTCAAAGCCCATCTGAAGAGAACAAAGTGAATCGAATTGGCGATATGTCAGGACTAATTTCTAAAGCTAAAGAAGGTTTAGCCAAGTCGAAGTCGAAGGCAGACGTTTTAAAAAGTCCCACGACCGAAAACGTACCAAAAATAGAAGTGAAGAAATCCGAAAACGAACTCAGATGGGAAGAATTGGTCGCCAACCTAAATAGACCGCTTAACTTGTGCGACATGGACTTCACTGACTTGGCTAGCGACGATGATACCGATATTCTAGCACCTGCTGCAGTGACCAACGGTATTCCACCACCTCCACCCCCCTTGAGGGATATGGGTCCTGCACCGCCCCCTCCGCCCTTGTCTCTTAACAAAATACCACCACCAGTTCCTCCGCCAGTATTTGGTGTCAATCTCCAAAGACCCAACAAACCTAATGATAATACCAAAATTCCGATAAAAAAGAACAAGAAGACCGTCAAGTTGTTCTGGAAGGAAGTCCGTGATGATCCAATTTCTACAATGAAACTGAAGTCTGGATACATTTGGGATGAACTAACGCCAGTCAATGTTGACACTCAAAAGTTGGAACATCTTTTCGAATCTAGAGCGAAAGATTTAATATCGAAg AAACAACAAGAAATGAACAAGAACAAAGAAATCATAGTCCTGGACCCAAAACGTTCCAACGCTATCAACATCGGTATGACCAAGTTACCACCGCCGCGATCAATCAAGACTGCCATTCTAAAGATGGACGCCACAATTATGAACCGAGAAGGCATAGAAAAACTGTTGACAATGTTGCCGACTGAGGAGGAAAGAACCAAAATTCAGGAAGCACAAGCGGCAAATCCGGACTTGCCACTGGGCAGTGCGGAACAGTTCCTATTAACTTTAGCTTCCATTTCCGAACTGCCGGCCAGATTAAAGTTGTGGGCTTTCAAACTGGACTTCGAAAACTCCGAGAGGGAAATCGCCGAGCCCCTCATGGACCTGAAGCAAGGCTTCGAAGTTCTCAAAGTGAATAAAACTTTCAGAGGAATTCTAAGCACGCTTTTGTCGATTGGAAATTTTCTAAATGGCAATGAAGTGAAAGGCTTTCAAATCGAGTATTTAGCTAAAGTACCTGAAGTCAAAGATACAGTCCACAAGCACTCTTTGTTGCATCATCTCTGTCATATTGTTATGGATAAGTTTCCGGATGCCACGGACTTGTACTCTGAG attgGTGCTATTACCAGGGCATCAAAAGTAGATTTTGATGAGCTGGCTCTGAGCATACAACGACTAGAAGCGGACTGCAAAGCTTCGTGGGATCATTTGAAACTCATAGCGAAACATGATGGATCCACCATGATGAAGGTTAAAATGTCAGATTTTTTAGCTGACTGTGCTGAAAGAATTATTCTTTTGGGAATAATCCAcagaaaaatcttaaatag gtttCACAAGTTCTTGTTATGGTTGGGAGTTCCTTTGCATCAAATCTCAGACACCAAACCAAATGAGTTTTGTAGAGTTATATCTGAATTTGCTTTAGAATACAGAACTACACGTGAAAGAGTCCTACAACAACTGGAAAAGAAAGCTAATCACAGAGAAAGGAATAAGACAAGGGGAAAAATGATAACTGat atcggaaaatttaaatcaaaagaagaCAGAGCTGATGCCGAACTTAGACAACTGTTGGGTAGTGATATATCAGACGTGGAAAGCATGCAGGGCACATTACCTTGGAGGAGGACACGCAGAGATGGCAATAGATTATTTATGAGTCCTGCCAATGGCAATATGACAGACGGAGATGACGAAATACTCGAAAGTCTCGTGAAAACTGCTACTAAAGGGTCTTCTAGAACCGCCCCCCGGGAAAGGAAGAGGACGAGACATGCCGACAGGAAATCTT TAAAACGATCGCGAACAAGAGAAAATATGCCTTTTGGTAGCAGAGATTCGCCTTAA
- the LOC109606627 gene encoding FH1/FH2 domain-containing protein 3 isoform X4 has product MSLTCRVQYLNDIDPFSYTTNFPDPARPPLHTFSVTLPLINQLAAVHRLLKSPHRLDDAALQLYKDGDYGSYLDLEASISEQQEEFEGFQSNKKNSIVLRTQLSVRVHTIIEKLLTSEGRELRRALFSLKQIFQEDKDLVHEFVQNDGLSCLIKVGSEADQNYQNYILRALGQVMLYVDGMNGVMEHNQTIQWLYSLISSKFRLVVKTALKLLLVFVEYTESNCMLLIKAIHTVDCSQGLLPYHNIMKLLKDFDSADTELLIYATTLINKILNGVPDQDTYYDQTDVLEEQGIEAIIQRYMSKPGTDLDLLQQFQIYEAVLQYEDGEDLGTPIRHLDESIRKTLRSRKSVSDSNAERRKSRRHSTGNTPLYTGISNRNIINNLNNSLNNNVQKEDDESSSSQSSDINSQLNGSYKDSNKAIDAGVTPALKRRRERAERQRSFMREQQESVALLKGNVQNNEENNKNVENGNYTNALQQRIANGNVLNSNYTRKDLTPLLNAVNKLDTEDSLTKQPWILSMIQNQENIEETENANENDRNLILQLRRENTVKDLTQKLANQNILQSPSEENKVNRIGDMSGLISKAKEGLAKSKSKADVLKSPTTENVPKIEVKKSENELRWEELVANLNRPLNLCDMDFTDLASDDDTDILAPAAVTNGIPPPPPPLRDMGPAPPPPPLSLNKIPPPVPPPVFGVNLQRPNKPNDNTKIPIKKNKKTVKLFWKEVRDDPISTMKLKSGYIWDELTPVNVDTQKLEHLFESRAKDLISKKQQEMNKNKEIIVLDPKRSNAINIGMTKLPPPRSIKTAILKMDATIMNREGIEKLLTMLPTEEERTKIQEAQAANPDLPLGSAEQFLLTLASISELPARLKLWAFKLDFENSEREIAEPLMDLKQGFEVLKVNKTFRGILSTLLSIGNFLNGNEVKGFQIEYLAKVPEVKDTVHKHSLLHHLCHIVMDKFPDATDLYSEIGAITRASKVDFDELALSIQRLEADCKASWDHLKLIAKHDGSTMMKVKMSDFLADCAERIILLGIIHRKILNRFHKFLLWLGVPLHQISDTKPNEFCRVISEFALEYRTTRERVLQQLEKKANHRERNKTRGKMITDIGKFKSKEDRADAELRQLLGSDISDVESMQGTLPWRRTRRDGNRLFMSPANGNMTDGDDEILESLVKTATKGSSRTAPRERKRTRHADRKSLRRTLKNGLSEEEKKHLSAYIKGY; this is encoded by the exons caaGAAGAATTCCATTGTTCTTCGGACTCAGCTTTCGGTGCGCGTACACACGATCATAG aaaaactaTTAACATCCGAAGGAAGGGAGTTGCGACGAGCCCTATTTTCTCTCAAGCAAATTTTCCAAGAGGATAAAGATTTGGTTCACGAGTTTGTTCAGAACGACGGTTTATCATGTCTCATCAAAGTTGGTTCAGAGGCGGACCAAAATTACCAAAACTACATCCTGCGTGCCTTAGGACAAGTCATGCTTTATGTGGATGGTATGAATGGCGTAATGGAACATAATCAGACCATTCAATGGCTGTACAGTTTAATATCTTCGAAATTTCGACTGGTTGTGAAAACAgctttaaaattgttgctgGTTTTCGTCGAATACACCGAGTCCAACTGCATGTTACTCATCAAAGCCATTCACACGGTTGATTGTTCACAAGGACTGTTACCCTACCATAACATCATGAAACTACTGAAAGACTTCGATTCAGCCGATACAGAACTGCTAATTTATGCTACcactttgataaataaaatccttAATGGTGTGCCAGACCAGGACACTTACTATGATCAGACTGATGTTCTAGAAGAACAAGGCATTGAAGCTATTATCCAAAGATACATGTCAAAACCCGGAACTGACTTAGACCTTTTACAACAATTCCAAATATACGAGGCAGTCCTGCAATACGAGGACGGAGAAGACCTGGGAACTCCAATCAGACACTTGGACGAAAGCATCAGGAAAACTCTACGTAGCAGGAAATCGGTGTCGGATAGCAATGCTGAAAGAAGGAAAAGTCGTCGTCACTCAACCGGAAATACACCCTTATACACAGGAATAAGTAATCGTAACATCATAAATAACTTGAACAACAGTCTGAACAACAACGTGCAAAAGGAAGACGACGAATCTTCTAGTTCACAGTCATCGGACATCAATTCGCAACTCAACGGAAGCTACAAGGATAGTAACAAAG CTATTGATGCTGGCGTGACACCTGCTCTTAAAAGACGACGAGAAAGAGCTGAGAGGCAGAGGAGTTTTATGAGGGAACAACAAGAATCTGTGGCACTTCTTAAGggaaatgtacaaaataacgaggagaataacaaaaatgttgaGAATG GCAATTATACTAACGCCTTGCAACAAAGAATTGCGAAtggaaatgttttaaacagtAACTATACAAGAAAGGATTTAACCCCCCTACTGAACGCTGTGAACAAGCTGGACACCGAGGATAGCCTCACAAAACAACCGTGGATACTTTCAATGATACAAAACCAGGAAAACATTGAAGAAACCGAGAACGCGAACGAAAACGatcgaaatttaatattgcaaTTGCGCAGGGAAAACACCGTAAAAGATCTCACCCAGAAGTTAGCTAATCAGAACATCCTTCAAAGCCCATCTGAAGAGAACAAAGTGAATCGAATTGGCGATATGTCAGGACTAATTTCTAAAGCTAAAGAAGGTTTAGCCAAGTCGAAGTCGAAGGCAGACGTTTTAAAAAGTCCCACGACCGAAAACGTACCAAAAATAGAAGTGAAGAAATCCGAAAACGAACTCAGATGGGAAGAATTGGTCGCCAACCTAAATAGACCGCTTAACTTGTGCGACATGGACTTCACTGACTTGGCTAGCGACGATGATACCGATATTCTAGCACCTGCTGCAGTGACCAACGGTATTCCACCACCTCCACCCCCCTTGAGGGATATGGGTCCTGCACCGCCCCCTCCGCCCTTGTCTCTTAACAAAATACCACCACCAGTTCCTCCGCCAGTATTTGGTGTCAATCTCCAAAGACCCAACAAACCTAATGATAATACCAAAATTCCGATAAAAAAGAACAAGAAGACCGTCAAGTTGTTCTGGAAGGAAGTCCGTGATGATCCAATTTCTACAATGAAACTGAAGTCTGGATACATTTGGGATGAACTAACGCCAGTCAATGTTGACACTCAAAAGTTGGAACATCTTTTCGAATCTAGAGCGAAAGATTTAATATCGAAg AAACAACAAGAAATGAACAAGAACAAAGAAATCATAGTCCTGGACCCAAAACGTTCCAACGCTATCAACATCGGTATGACCAAGTTACCACCGCCGCGATCAATCAAGACTGCCATTCTAAAGATGGACGCCACAATTATGAACCGAGAAGGCATAGAAAAACTGTTGACAATGTTGCCGACTGAGGAGGAAAGAACCAAAATTCAGGAAGCACAAGCGGCAAATCCGGACTTGCCACTGGGCAGTGCGGAACAGTTCCTATTAACTTTAGCTTCCATTTCCGAACTGCCGGCCAGATTAAAGTTGTGGGCTTTCAAACTGGACTTCGAAAACTCCGAGAGGGAAATCGCCGAGCCCCTCATGGACCTGAAGCAAGGCTTCGAAGTTCTCAAAGTGAATAAAACTTTCAGAGGAATTCTAAGCACGCTTTTGTCGATTGGAAATTTTCTAAATGGCAATGAAGTGAAAGGCTTTCAAATCGAGTATTTAGCTAAAGTACCTGAAGTCAAAGATACAGTCCACAAGCACTCTTTGTTGCATCATCTCTGTCATATTGTTATGGATAAGTTTCCGGATGCCACGGACTTGTACTCTGAG attgGTGCTATTACCAGGGCATCAAAAGTAGATTTTGATGAGCTGGCTCTGAGCATACAACGACTAGAAGCGGACTGCAAAGCTTCGTGGGATCATTTGAAACTCATAGCGAAACATGATGGATCCACCATGATGAAGGTTAAAATGTCAGATTTTTTAGCTGACTGTGCTGAAAGAATTATTCTTTTGGGAATAATCCAcagaaaaatcttaaatag gtttCACAAGTTCTTGTTATGGTTGGGAGTTCCTTTGCATCAAATCTCAGACACCAAACCAAATGAGTTTTGTAGAGTTATATCTGAATTTGCTTTAGAATACAGAACTACACGTGAAAGAGTCCTACAACAACTGGAAAAGAAAGCTAATCACAGAGAAAGGAATAAGACAAGGGGAAAAATGATAACTGat atcggaaaatttaaatcaaaagaagaCAGAGCTGATGCCGAACTTAGACAACTGTTGGGTAGTGATATATCAGACGTGGAAAGCATGCAGGGCACATTACCTTGGAGGAGGACACGCAGAGATGGCAATAGATTATTTATGAGTCCTGCCAATGGCAATATGACAGACGGAGATGACGAAATACTCGAAAGTCTCGTGAAAACTGCTACTAAAGGGTCTTCTAGAACCGCCCCCCGGGAAAGGAAGAGGACGAGACATGCCGACAGGAAATCTT TGCGACGAACACTGAAGAACGGTTTGTCAGAAGAGGAGAAAAAACACCTGTCAGCATACATTAAAGGATACTAA